Proteins from a single region of Runella sp. SP2:
- a CDS encoding Ig-like domain-containing protein translates to MAQKVECTIRFNSTTSEYEVYGRPDFSASTFNVGGGTQITVVLPKSIADAKLVITSVNGGVWADNSTVYAPTAAPNSDFHGVSTTGAPMAWTNGQETMLFKFSLAGNCVAGVRLFENTSDPQSDAPGMLFGDYNNYIGNALNFADVYKSNYNNTGTTCSVNLPPIATNDIGETPQDKPFVGNVLTNDDDPEGGPLTVTTTPVTPPTKGTVSLNPDGTFTYTPNPGVTGQDGFCYELKDNAGLKDTACVVINIIPTPTPGNDKPIAVDDNTQTEVGTPVTINAKANDIDPDGNATLGNPVKLTDPTNGTVSQNADGTFVYTPNANFTGTDKFTYRICDTGNPSLCDTATVTINVVPVIAGNNPPVAVDDANVTTRNTAVSGTVASNDSDVDNTAAQLTYTRVTNPTNGTVVQNANGSYTYTPNTNYVGSDSYTYKVCDPSGACDTATVVIAILPPANQPPIATNDIGETPQDKPFVGNVLTNDDDPEGGPLTVTTTPVTPPTKGTVSLNPDGTFTYTPNPGVTGQDGFCYELKDNAGLKDTACVVINIIPTPTPGNDKPIAVDDNTQTEVGTPVTINAKANDIDPDGNATLGNPVKLTDPTNGTVSQNVDGTFVYTPNANFTGTDKFTYRICDTGNPSLCDTATVTINVVPVIAGNNPPVAVDDANVTTRNTAVSGTVVSNDSDVDNTAAQLTYAKVTNPTNGTVVQNANGSYTYTPNTNYVGSDSYTYKVCDPSGACDTATVVIAILPPANQPPIATNDIGETPQDKPFVGNVLTNDDDPEGGPLTVTTTPVTPPTKGTVSLNPDGTFTYTPNPGVTGQDGFCYELKDNAGLKDTACVVINIIPTPTPGNDKPIAVDDNTQTEVGTPVTINAKANDIDPDGNATLGNPVKLTDPTNGTVSQNADGTFVYTPNANFTGTDKFTYRICDTGNPSLCDTATVTINVVPVIAGNNPPVAVDDANVTTRNTAVSGTVAANDSDVDNTAAQLTYAKVTNPTNGTVVQNANGTYTYTPNTNYVGSDSYTYKVCDPSGACDTATVVIAILPPANQPPIGINDIAITPQDSPVSGNVLNNDTDPEGGPLTVTTTPVTPPTKGTVVLNSDGTFTYTPNPGVTGQDGFCYELKDNAGLKDTACVVINIIPNPKPTNDKPVAIDDNTQTYQNTAVVIPVKFNDTDPDAAGTPNGTLGTPVKLTNPTHGTVVANVDGTFTYTPTTGFVGSDSFTYQICDNGTPSLCDTATVTINVLAPPPAGNRPPVVVDDAIITSVNTPKSGDVSKNDYDPDAGQTLTFSKQTNPSHGTVVFNADGTYTYTPTAGYVGSDIFTYKVCDSGSPQLCTLGTVIIAVLPQANKVCLQAKVYLQGALFGVLLPDTLMRDDLRVKGYLPTTSPYPAMGMTGLTTANTSTLAVLGASSPSGKDAIVDWVFVELRSKTSPTTVVDSRSALLQRDGDIVDVDGVSTITFNSASPDSYYVVVKHRNHLGVMSKTPVDMTSTCGVIDFRKTTTPTYNLDETNVVNKAQVDVVQGVALWAGNSLFDSQVIYQGTDNDVNVIYQQVINYVGNVFVSKFYTLKGYYTGDINLNGDTIFQGTGNDVEYTYQNIIKNHPGNTLGQKFFIIKEQIP, encoded by the coding sequence ATGGCTCAGAAAGTAGAATGTACTATTCGGTTCAACTCAACTACGAGTGAATACGAAGTATATGGGCGTCCTGATTTCTCTGCTTCAACATTTAATGTTGGAGGGGGAACGCAAATAACGGTAGTGTTACCAAAAAGTATTGCAGATGCAAAATTGGTAATTACCTCAGTGAATGGGGGGGTGTGGGCGGACAATTCAACTGTTTATGCTCCAACAGCTGCCCCTAATTCTGATTTTCACGGAGTATCTACAACGGGTGCTCCGATGGCTTGGACCAATGGACAAGAGACAATGTTGTTTAAGTTTTCGTTGGCAGGAAATTGCGTGGCAGGTGTGAGATTGTTTGAAAACACTTCTGATCCACAGTCGGATGCGCCAGGGATGCTTTTTGGTGATTACAATAACTACATTGGCAATGCCCTAAATTTTGCAGATGTTTACAAAAGCAATTACAATAATACAGGAACGACTTGTAGTGTTAATTTACCGCCGATTGCGACGAATGACATAGGCGAGACGCCACAGGATAAGCCATTTGTGGGGAATGTGTTGACCAACGATGATGACCCAGAAGGTGGGCCATTGACAGTGACGACCACGCCAGTGACGCCACCGACGAAAGGGACGGTGAGTTTGAATCCAGACGGAACATTTACCTACACCCCAAATCCAGGGGTGACGGGTCAAGATGGCTTCTGTTATGAGTTGAAGGACAATGCAGGTTTGAAAGATACGGCATGTGTGGTGATCAACATCATTCCAACGCCAACGCCAGGCAACGACAAGCCAATCGCGGTAGATGACAATACGCAGACGGAAGTGGGCACTCCAGTGACAATCAATGCGAAAGCCAACGACATTGACCCCGACGGGAATGCGACGTTGGGTAATCCAGTGAAGTTGACAGACCCGACGAACGGAACGGTGAGTCAGAATGCGGACGGTACGTTTGTTTACACGCCAAATGCGAACTTTACTGGAACGGACAAATTCACGTACCGCATTTGTGACACTGGCAATCCAAGTTTGTGTGACACGGCGACGGTGACGATCAATGTCGTACCAGTGATAGCAGGCAACAACCCACCAGTTGCGGTTGACGATGCGAATGTGACGACGCGAAACACGGCAGTGTCGGGTACGGTAGCGTCCAACGACAGCGACGTGGATAACACGGCGGCGCAGTTGACCTACACGAGAGTGACAAATCCGACGAATGGGACGGTGGTACAGAATGCAAACGGAAGTTACACCTATACCCCGAACACGAACTATGTAGGCAGCGATAGCTACACCTACAAGGTGTGTGACCCCAGCGGAGCGTGTGACACGGCGACGGTAGTGATAGCGATTTTGCCACCAGCGAATCAGCCGCCGATTGCGACGAATGACATAGGCGAAACGCCACAGGATAAGCCATTTGTGGGGAATGTGTTGACCAACGATGATGATCCAGAGGGTGGGCCATTGACAGTGACGACCACGCCAGTGACGCCACCGACGAAAGGGACGGTGAGTTTGAACCCAGATGGGACATTTACCTACACCCCAAATCCAGGGGTGACGGGTCAAGATGGCTTCTGTTATGAATTGAAGGACAATGCAGGGTTGAAAGATACGGCATGTGTGGTGATTAACATCATTCCAACGCCAACGCCAGGCAACGACAAGCCAATCGCGGTAGATGACAATACGCAGACGGAAGTGGGGACCCCAGTGACAATCAATGCGAAAGCCAACGACATTGACCCCGACGGGAATGCGACGTTGGGTAATCCAGTGAAGTTGACAGACCCGACGAACGGAACTGTGAGTCAGAATGTGGACGGTACGTTTGTTTACACGCCGAATGCGAACTTTACGGGTACGGACAAATTCACGTACCGCATTTGTGACACTGGCAATCCAAGTTTGTGTGACACGGCGACGGTGACAATCAATGTGGTACCAGTGATAGCAGGCAACAACCCACCAGTTGCGGTTGATGATGCCAATGTGACGACGCGAAACACGGCAGTGTCGGGTACGGTAGTGTCCAACGACAGCGACGTGGATAACACGGCGGCGCAGTTGACCTACGCCAAAGTGACAAATCCGACGAATGGGACGGTTGTACAGAATGCAAACGGAAGTTACACCTATACCCCGAACACGAACTATGTAGGCAGCGATAGCTACACCTACAAGGTATGTGACCCGAGCGGGGCGTGTGACACGGCGACGGTCGTGATAGCGATTTTGCCACCAGCGAATCAGCCGCCGATTGCGACGAATGACATAGGCGAAACGCCACAGGATAAGCCATTTGTGGGGAATGTGTTGACCAACGATGATGATCCAGAGGGTGGACCATTGACAGTGACGACCACGCCAGTGACGCCACCGACGAAAGGGACAGTGAGTTTGAATCCAGACGGAACATTTACCTACACCCCAAATCCAGGGGTGACGGGTCAAGATGGCTTCTGTTATGAATTGAAGGACAATGCAGGGTTGAAAGATACGGCATGTGTGGTGATTAACATCATTCCAACGCCAACGCCAGGTAACGACAAGCCAATCGCGGTAGATGACAATACGCAGACGGAAGTGGGGACCCCAGTGACGATTAATGCGAAAGCCAACGACATTGACCCTGACGGGAATGCGACGTTGGGTAATCCAGTGAAGTTGACAGACCCGACGAACGGAACTGTGAGTCAGAATGCGGACGGTACGTTTGTTTACACGCCGAATGCGAACTTTACGGGAACGGACAAATTCACGTACCGCATTTGTGACACTGGCAATCCAAGTTTGTGTGACACGGCGACGGTGACGATCAATGTAGTACCAGTAATAGCAGGGAACAACCCACCAGTTGCGGTTGATGATGCAAACGTAACGACACGAAACACGGCAGTGTCGGGTACAGTAGCTGCCAACGACAGTGACGTGGACAACACGGCGGCGCAGTTGACGTATGCCAAAGTGACAAATCCGACGAACGGGACGGTTGTACAGAATGCAAACGGCACTTATACCTATACCCCTAACACGAACTATGTAGGCAGCGACAGCTACACTTACAAGGTATGTGACCCGAGTGGTGCGTGTGACACGGCGACGGTAGTGATAGCGATCTTGCCACCAGCGAATCAGCCACCAATAGGTATAAACGACATCGCTATCACACCTCAGGATAGCCCAGTAAGTGGAAATGTGTTGAATAATGATACAGATCCCGAAGGTGGTCCATTGACAGTGACAACAACACCAGTGACGCCACCGACGAAGGGAACGGTTGTGTTGAACTCAGACGGAACATTTACCTACACACCAAATCCAGGGGTAACGGGGCAAGATGGATTCTGTTACGAATTGAAGGACAATGCGGGCTTGAAAGACACGGCTTGTGTGGTGATTAACATCATTCCTAATCCTAAGCCTACCAATGACAAGCCTGTAGCAATTGATGATAATACGCAAACCTATCAAAATACTGCGGTTGTCATACCTGTTAAGTTCAATGACACAGATCCAGACGCAGCAGGAACGCCAAATGGTACGTTAGGTACGCCAGTGAAGTTGACAAATCCAACTCATGGCACGGTTGTTGCGAATGTAGATGGTACATTTACTTACACGCCAACGACAGGATTTGTTGGGTCAGATAGCTTTACGTATCAGATTTGTGATAACGGAACGCCAAGCTTGTGCGATACTGCAACGGTAACAATCAATGTTCTTGCGCCGCCACCAGCAGGCAACAGACCTCCTGTGGTTGTTGATGATGCCATCATTACTTCGGTGAATACACCTAAGAGCGGAGATGTTTCTAAAAACGACTATGACCCGGATGCTGGCCAGACGTTGACTTTCAGCAAACAGACAAACCCAAGTCATGGAACAGTTGTCTTTAATGCGGATGGAACATATACATACACGCCAACGGCAGGTTATGTTGGTTCGGATATATTCACGTATAAAGTATGTGACAGTGGAAGCCCACAACTTTGTACGCTAGGGACGGTGATTATCGCTGTTCTTCCTCAAGCCAATAAAGTTTGTTTGCAAGCCAAAGTGTATTTGCAAGGTGCATTGTTTGGGGTATTGTTACCAGATACCTTGATGCGTGATGATTTACGAGTGAAAGGTTATTTGCCAACTACAAGTCCATACCCAGCAATGGGTATGACGGGCTTGACAACGGCCAATACCAGTACTTTGGCAGTGCTTGGGGCAAGTAGCCCATCTGGTAAAGATGCCATTGTTGACTGGGTATTCGTAGAATTACGCAGTAAGACAAGCCCAACTACCGTAGTGGATAGCCGTTCTGCGCTATTGCAACGTGATGGGGACATCGTCGATGTGGACGGAGTAAGTACAATAACATTCAACTCGGCTTCGCCTGATAGTTATTATGTAGTTGTGAAACATCGTAACCACTTAGGGGTCATGAGTAAGACACCTGTGGATATGACAAGCACTTGTGGTGTTATTGACTTCCGCAAAACAACGACGCCAACTTATAATTTGGACGAGACAAACGTTGTCAATAAAGCACAAGTAGATGTTGTCCAAGGGGTTGCCTTGTGGGCTGGTAATTCACTCTTCGATAGTCAGGTGATTTATCAAGGAACGGATAATGATGTAAACGTTATCTACCAGCAAGTGATTAACTACGTAGGCAACGTCTTTGTAAGCAAGTTTTATACGCTGAAAGGCTACTATACTGGAGATATTAATCTCAACGGAGATACCATCTTCCAAGGTACAGGAAATGATGTGGAATACACTTATCAAAACATCATCAAGAACCATCCTGGTAATACTTTAGGACAGAAGTTCTTCATCATTAAAGAGCAAATTCCCTAA
- a CDS encoding T9SS type A sorting domain-containing protein: MKQRITIFWFLLCVVIGQLKSQTSTNTIRYQITYETVKQLYTVWIIPGYNTPNTFNADTAERGPTAQVTLRVPKSFLITEVIGVKGEWDKTPLRLGPNEPNQSFFNSLSDAYRYYVIGKSATETVYGRFTKDKAVALFQFKGNGCFGAISVLDESDEFVKLAEKYALNVRPSFYSRSGQRNFVNAVPLEQFADPLDPPAYCCGSGVTFNAAITINTNQNSFCPEATASLSLKGMSGVSNQAVRFRLTTTEPLTEEEAYASSGTLLGVVPNSALTSNKTEAVLTNIVLPKNAGRYFIVATLDGVSGACRPYSSARFTIVSLASAAIGSDKTGAICLGESVLLTAQPAGQTKYEWLKDGQSVGVTSTNTYRVTSAGEYKVRVTNELGCNLGASNAATFTTIVVNKPTIKQVGERLVSSSKTGNQWFYNNAAVPNATDTVYLATKQGVYTLQVTLGNCKSELSEPILFAITSVEKPETTATIGLYPNPTSGVFYVPYADNNPYAVVCYDLTGKKIKLPAEPMTDKIKADATQLPRGTYLIRLESDKKVEGSWVLKKE; this comes from the coding sequence ATGAAACAAAGAATTACAATTTTTTGGTTTTTATTGTGTGTAGTGATTGGTCAATTAAAAAGCCAAACTTCTACAAATACCATTCGTTATCAAATTACATACGAAACGGTTAAGCAGTTATATACCGTTTGGATAATTCCAGGTTATAATACGCCAAATACGTTTAATGCAGACACCGCCGAACGGGGGCCAACGGCCCAAGTGACGTTGCGCGTACCAAAATCATTTTTGATCACTGAGGTCATTGGAGTGAAGGGCGAATGGGACAAGACACCGTTGCGTTTGGGACCCAATGAACCCAACCAATCTTTCTTTAATTCATTAAGCGATGCCTATCGCTACTACGTCATTGGGAAATCTGCCACCGAAACCGTCTATGGGCGTTTTACAAAAGACAAAGCGGTTGCCCTTTTTCAGTTCAAGGGGAATGGATGCTTTGGCGCCATATCGGTTTTGGATGAGTCGGACGAATTTGTGAAATTGGCAGAAAAGTATGCCTTAAATGTGCGGCCTAGTTTTTATTCTCGCTCTGGCCAGCGAAATTTTGTGAATGCGGTGCCATTGGAACAATTTGCCGACCCGCTCGATCCGCCAGCGTATTGCTGTGGCTCAGGGGTAACATTTAACGCTGCGATTACCATCAATACCAATCAAAACTCATTTTGCCCTGAGGCCACCGCCTCCCTTTCCCTCAAAGGGATGAGCGGAGTTTCTAACCAAGCCGTTCGCTTTCGTTTGACCACCACCGAGCCTTTGACGGAAGAGGAAGCCTACGCCTCATCGGGTACGTTGCTTGGGGTGGTGCCTAACAGCGCGCTGACCTCCAATAAAACAGAAGCCGTTTTAACGAACATTGTACTGCCCAAAAACGCGGGAAGGTACTTTATCGTTGCCACCCTCGACGGCGTGAGTGGTGCTTGCCGCCCGTATTCATCGGCCCGTTTTACTATTGTCTCTCTTGCCAGTGCGGCCATTGGTTCGGATAAAACAGGGGCTATTTGTTTGGGTGAAAGTGTGCTGCTGACGGCTCAACCCGCTGGACAGACCAAATACGAGTGGCTAAAAGACGGCCAATCGGTTGGTGTAACTTCGACAAATACCTACCGAGTAACCTCGGCGGGAGAGTATAAAGTGCGGGTTACGAACGAACTTGGGTGTAATTTGGGTGCCTCCAATGCGGCTACTTTTACGACGATTGTGGTCAACAAACCAACCATCAAGCAAGTAGGGGAGCGGTTGGTTTCAAGCTCAAAAACGGGCAATCAGTGGTTTTACAATAATGCGGCCGTACCGAATGCCACCGACACGGTTTATTTGGCGACCAAACAAGGCGTATATACATTACAGGTTACCTTGGGAAATTGTAAAAGTGAATTATCGGAGCCTATACTTTTTGCGATAACCTCGGTAGAAAAGCCCGAAACAACGGCAACGATTGGCCTCTATCCCAATCCCACCTCAGGCGTATTTTACGTTCCCTACGCAGACAATAACCCTTATGCCGTTGTGTGTTATGATTTGACGGGCAAAAAAATAAAATTACCAGCTGAACCCATGACGGACAAAATAAAAGCCGATGCAACCCAACTTCCCCGTGGCACTTACCTCATCCGACTAGAAAGTGATAAGAAAGTAGAAGGGAGCTGGGTTTTGAAGAAGGAGTAG
- a CDS encoding SMI1/KNR4 family protein — MPFPVDIKYIIETEQELGLVFPDNFKSKMTKENGGELITEDDDWQLFPFFDKSDNKRMSRTCNHIVLETQQARTWNNFPDNGIAIASNGSGDNLILLPLDTDNKKLREEIYLWQHETGDIQQVAKTKDELTEE, encoded by the coding sequence ATGCCATTTCCAGTAGACATAAAATATATCATTGAAACGGAGCAAGAGCTTGGACTTGTATTTCCCGACAACTTCAAGTCTAAAATGACAAAAGAAAACGGTGGAGAACTAATTACAGAGGACGATGATTGGCAACTGTTTCCGTTTTTTGACAAGTCCGACAACAAAAGAATGAGCAGGACTTGCAATCACATTGTTTTAGAAACCCAACAAGCAAGGACTTGGAACAATTTCCCAGACAACGGAATTGCAATTGCATCTAATGGTTCGGGCGACAATCTGATTTTATTACCACTTGACACCGACAACAAAAAACTAAGAGAAGAAATTTATTTATGGCAACACGAGACGGGCGACATTCAGCAAGTAGCGAAGACGAAAGACGAACTGACGGAAGAATAA
- a CDS encoding gliding motility-associated C-terminal domain-containing protein has protein sequence MRFICYCIFILFPIHLAAQCSSPQPKKSVIATVEGSLATVKILDARPDERYHIFRASFSSATFEEIATTSSPQFSDITVDPSAGSYCYYVTTENSCGQMSEPSSSTCTIHLKGRGRTLQWNSPFPNQSIVIQYKVSKIDAPPIDVSNWINSERFTLTQQAQPNDTYRVTATTTIQVNGQPVTTELYSSLYELIDLPAIYVPDAFSPNNDNVNDSWVITTYLIQTFRLQLFDRTGVEIFTADTPTNTWNGILPDGTSATSQVYTYLINATDFFNENWQQTGKVLLLK, from the coding sequence ATGCGTTTTATTTGCTATTGTATCTTCATTTTATTCCCAATACACCTAGCTGCTCAGTGTAGTTCCCCTCAACCCAAAAAATCGGTCATAGCAACAGTAGAGGGTTCACTTGCAACAGTCAAGATATTGGACGCACGACCCGATGAAAGGTATCATATTTTTCGTGCTTCTTTTTCTTCTGCTACCTTTGAAGAAATTGCGACTACTTCTTCCCCGCAATTTAGTGACATTACCGTTGACCCTTCGGCGGGTAGTTACTGCTACTATGTAACAACTGAAAATTCCTGTGGACAGATGTCGGAACCATCCAGTAGCACATGTACCATTCATTTGAAAGGCAGAGGCCGAACATTGCAATGGAATTCCCCTTTTCCAAATCAGTCAATAGTAATTCAGTACAAAGTCAGTAAAATTGATGCCCCTCCCATCGATGTTTCTAATTGGATAAATTCGGAACGATTTACGCTCACACAACAAGCCCAACCCAATGATACTTACCGCGTTACAGCAACCACAACGATACAAGTGAATGGACAACCAGTGACGACAGAATTATATTCATCGCTGTATGAACTCATTGACCTCCCAGCAATTTATGTTCCCGATGCCTTTTCTCCGAACAACGACAACGTCAATGATTCTTGGGTTATCACGACCTATTTGATTCAGACCTTTCGTTTACAGTTATTTGACCGAACTGGAGTTGAAATTTTTACCGCCGACACCCCAACGAATACTTGGAATGGTATCCTCCCTGATGGTACATCTGCTACAAGTCAAGTTTATACATATTTAATCAATGCCACAGATTTCTTCAATGAAAATTGGCAACAAACGGGGAAGGTTTTACTGTTGAAATAA
- a CDS encoding T9SS type A sorting domain-containing protein gives MRFLKKGAALLSLLVSGMGAFAQSASPLGVHYMVDYDATQQTYTAWVVPQYSTPNRYNSDSEEKGATAQVTIKVPKGFKLTNLEDIRGNWDKTPGRIGSETPLLKAGANEQFAYYIIGKQAVETNYGVFKEGEPVALFRFKGTGTKPEDVTVLDTNDPFVEIANKSMSLNVGNSFYSRSGQQPSVSVRPLEQFSQPITLPKVLAQLAKKLQANMGSMSNELEEAAGLITYPNPAINDVNVKYFSKSDGGKVHIELIDPLGIVRYEAYETAKQGINTLKINVEKLSSGSYLIRTDKDNKIITKKFTKG, from the coding sequence ATGAGATTTTTAAAAAAGGGAGCTGCTTTATTATCACTACTTGTAAGTGGTATGGGAGCATTTGCACAAAGTGCATCACCGCTAGGTGTTCACTACATGGTGGACTATGATGCAACACAGCAAACTTATACGGCTTGGGTGGTGCCACAATACAGCACCCCGAATCGCTATAATTCAGATTCGGAAGAAAAAGGGGCGACGGCGCAGGTGACTATTAAAGTACCCAAAGGCTTTAAGCTAACAAATTTAGAAGATATTCGTGGAAATTGGGACAAAACCCCTGGGCGGATTGGTAGCGAAACGCCGTTGCTAAAAGCGGGTGCCAACGAACAATTTGCCTATTATATTATTGGTAAACAAGCAGTCGAAACCAATTATGGCGTTTTCAAAGAAGGAGAACCTGTGGCACTTTTTCGTTTTAAAGGCACGGGTACAAAACCAGAAGATGTAACGGTTTTAGATACCAATGACCCGTTTGTTGAGATAGCCAATAAATCAATGTCGTTGAATGTAGGTAATAGTTTTTATTCACGTTCTGGCCAACAACCTAGCGTATCGGTTCGCCCGCTTGAACAGTTTTCACAACCTATTACCTTGCCTAAAGTACTAGCACAACTAGCTAAGAAGCTTCAAGCAAATATGGGGAGTATGTCCAATGAGCTGGAAGAGGCGGCGGGTTTAATCACTTATCCTAATCCTGCGATAAATGACGTGAATGTGAAATACTTTTCGAAAAGTGACGGCGGTAAAGTTCACATTGAATTAATTGACCCGTTGGGTATTGTGAGGTACGAAGCGTATGAAACTGCAAAGCAGGGAATAAATACATTGAAGATTAATGTAGAAAAACTTTCTTCGGGTTCTTATTTAATCAGAACCGATAAAGATAATAAGATAATCACCAAGAAATTCACTAAGGGGTAA
- a CDS encoding Ig-like domain-containing protein: protein MKRALCLVFGLVLGMINALNAQQSSNTVNYQVTFNSTTQTYTAWVVPNYAVPNANNATSNEIGATAQFTIVVPKAFVIQNITDVRGTWEKAPDKLGQGQVINGVTQTYASTIPNNVAYYVIGKTTDETNYGAFANGTPVALFTFKSSTCFGPVRVLPPGDPFISAANTTYSLNVANSFYSRSGQPAGGNVDPREQFSNVTGGPALCSSPYIYAYDDDNITNQNTAVSGNVLTNDDLATGTGPLTVTTTPVQAPANGTVVLNANGTYTYTPTNGFTGNDRFVYRVCDSGNPAICDEATVTISVRPTNPSGNNPPVAIGDKFATTQDQPVSGNVILNDKDPDAGQTITASVIQQPTNGTLTFNPNGTFTYTPTTGFTGDDFFLYRVCDNGTPVLCDTARVDLNVYPANAGAIPPTANDDLFFRAPTGTATGNIIANDKDNSNTGLDITTTPVSGPSNGTVVINSDGTFTYTPNAGYTGGDSFRYQVCDRQNPKQCAIATVFILARAVPTGSADLKVTKVADKKTAVVGDETTYTVVVKNLGTDPATNVALKDSLMAGMQFVSATVNKGTYSNPLWTIPNLAAGDSAVLTLKAKLLGEGVWFNTAKIISSDQNDPVSDNNEASACTTVPVKLCTGEKVEVTVPATYTNVQWFKNGGTTAVATGNVVLLTEIGTYTYTATNGACPAGGCCPVIIEAGVNCCPVQLCVPVAVKKRKK, encoded by the coding sequence ATGAAAAGAGCTCTCTGTCTCGTTTTTGGGCTTGTTTTGGGAATGATTAACGCCTTGAATGCCCAGCAATCCTCAAACACCGTTAACTACCAAGTGACGTTTAATTCGACCACACAAACGTACACTGCGTGGGTTGTTCCGAATTATGCTGTTCCCAATGCAAACAACGCAACGTCTAATGAAATTGGGGCTACGGCTCAGTTTACGATTGTTGTTCCTAAAGCATTTGTGATTCAAAACATTACCGATGTCAGGGGTACGTGGGAAAAAGCTCCTGACAAACTTGGTCAAGGCCAGGTCATTAACGGTGTTACCCAAACCTATGCCTCAACAATTCCAAACAATGTTGCCTATTATGTCATTGGCAAAACAACAGATGAAACAAACTACGGCGCTTTTGCCAATGGTACACCTGTTGCCTTATTTACCTTCAAAAGTTCAACCTGTTTTGGCCCTGTGCGTGTTCTTCCTCCAGGGGATCCATTTATTTCTGCCGCCAATACAACGTATAGTTTGAACGTCGCCAATAGTTTCTATTCTCGTTCAGGGCAACCTGCGGGAGGAAATGTTGATCCAAGAGAACAGTTCTCAAACGTGACAGGTGGTCCAGCCTTGTGTAGTAGTCCTTATATCTATGCGTATGATGATGATAACATTACGAATCAAAATACGGCGGTTTCGGGGAATGTACTTACCAATGATGATTTAGCTACGGGGACAGGCCCATTGACGGTGACAACTACACCAGTACAGGCACCTGCTAATGGAACAGTTGTGTTGAACGCCAATGGAACTTATACATACACGCCCACCAATGGATTCACTGGAAATGATCGTTTTGTTTATCGCGTTTGTGATAGTGGCAATCCAGCTATCTGTGACGAAGCAACCGTAACTATCTCAGTACGGCCTACAAATCCGTCTGGAAACAACCCTCCTGTGGCTATTGGTGATAAATTTGCAACGACCCAGGATCAACCTGTTTCTGGCAACGTGATTTTAAATGACAAAGACCCAGATGCAGGCCAAACAATCACAGCCTCGGTAATTCAGCAACCAACAAATGGTACATTGACTTTTAACCCAAATGGAACATTTACTTACACACCAACGACAGGTTTTACGGGTGATGATTTCTTCTTGTATCGAGTGTGTGACAATGGAACGCCAGTTTTGTGCGATACTGCAAGGGTTGATTTGAATGTTTATCCTGCCAATGCGGGTGCGATTCCGCCTACTGCTAACGACGATTTGTTCTTTAGAGCTCCAACTGGTACAGCTACTGGAAATATCATTGCCAACGATAAAGATAACTCAAACACGGGGCTTGATATAACCACAACGCCTGTTTCTGGTCCAAGTAACGGTACTGTTGTGATTAACTCAGATGGTACATTTACTTACACGCCAAACGCAGGTTATACAGGTGGTGATAGCTTTAGATATCAAGTGTGTGACCGACAGAACCCAAAACAATGTGCGATAGCAACCGTATTTATCTTAGCAAGAGCTGTTCCTACAGGAAGTGCAGATTTGAAGGTAACGAAGGTAGCTGATAAAAAAACAGCGGTAGTTGGGGACGAAACTACGTACACAGTCGTAGTTAAGAACCTTGGAACTGACCCTGCAACGAATGTTGCCCTAAAAGATAGCTTGATGGCTGGAATGCAATTTGTAAGCGCTACTGTAAACAAAGGAACATATTCAAACCCTCTTTGGACGATTCCTAACCTAGCAGCGGGCGATAGTGCCGTGTTGACACTAAAAGCAAAACTATTGGGTGAAGGTGTTTGGTTTAATACCGCAAAAATTATTTCATCTGATCAAAATGATCCTGTATCAGATAACAACGAAGCCAGCGCTTGTACCACTGTACCTGTAAAATTGTGTACGGGTGAAAAAGTGGAAGTAACTGTCCCTGCGACTTATACAAACGTACAATGGTTCAAAAATGGTGGAACTACAGCGGTAGCAACGGGCAACGTGGTGCTACTAACAGAGATTGGTACTTACACTTATACCGCAACCAACGGCGCTTGTCCAGCGGGAGGGTGTTGCCCAGTGATTATCGAAGCAGGGGTAAATTGCTGTCCAGTGCAGCTATGCGTACCTGTAGCGGTGAAAAAACGTAAAAAATAA